From one Perca flavescens isolate YP-PL-M2 chromosome 19, PFLA_1.0, whole genome shotgun sequence genomic stretch:
- the caap1 gene encoding caspase activity and apoptosis inhibitor 1 isoform X1 — protein sequence MLKKKSSSTEKKRKHSQSEERHENNKRRSAESNLEQDSKDELADAELDRIGSDIEEGGLNLTLPFQPITAYVTDKREMLEQCLHVLGEKKLRKMLPDELKDCSLEEIRKMCWEQLEPVSEKNLLQILAGEELTSGNGDENTEETLESQQDNNVDSTSCLKETAKTEDPKQEGGGSGEESDVLSINADTYDSDIEGPKEEQTVKAVDGAVKVVDSSRESAGPVVNPDPANPEPSPGPQQTEAKKDIQSDIDKSVSEILALSSSSSKEEAKEQSVPPQSTDVSLPAEGAPVSSRSAAAGQPSIQQLELLELEMRARAIKALMKASDGKKLSVTKNV from the exons ATGCTCAAAAAGAAATCGAGTAGCACTGAAAAGAAACGAAAACACTCGCAGTCTGAAGAAAGACACGAAAACAATAAACGCAGAAGTGCGGAATCCAACTTGGAG CAGGACTCCAAAGATGAACTCGCTGATGCAGAGCTGGACAGGATTGGCAGTGACATTGAGGAGGGCGGACTAAACCTCACCCTGCCGTTCCAGCCCATCACTGCTTATGTCACTGACAAGCGGGAGATGCTGGAGCAGTGTCTCCATGTGCTGGGCGAGAAGAAGCTACGGAAAATGCTGCCTGATGAACTCAAG GACTGTAGTTTGGAGGAAATCAGAAAGATGTGCTGGGAGCAACTGGAGCCAGTCTCAGAGAAAAATCTCTTACAGATCTTAGCAG GGGAGGAACTAACATCTGGAAATGGTGatgaaaacacagaagagacCCTGGAAAGCCA GCAAGACAATAACGTAGACTCTACATCTTGCCTCAAAGAAACTGCAAAAACTGAGGACCCTAAGCAAG agGGTGGTGGTTCAGGTGAGGAGAGTGATGTCCTAAGCATAAACGCAGACACTTACGATAGTGACATAGAGGGACCCAAAGAGGAGCAGACTGTTAAAGCTGTGGACGGGGCAGTGAAAGTAGTGGACAGCAGCAGGGAGAGCGCTGGCCCAGTTGTAAACCCTGACCCCGCAAACCCTGAACCTTCCCCAGGCCCTCAACAAACCGAAGCAAAGAAAGACATCCAAAGCGACATCGACAAAAGTGTCAGTGAGATATTAGCACTTTCATCCTCTTCAAGCAAAGAGGAAGCTAAAGAACAGAGTGTACCTCCACAGTCCACAGATGTTAGTTTACCTGCTGAAGGCGCACCTGTTTCAAGTCGTTCTGCTGCAGCAGGTCAGCCGTCAATTCAGCAACTGGAGCTTCTGGAGTTGGAAATGAGGGCGAGGGCCATCAAGGCCCTGATGAAAGCAAGTGATGGTAAAAAATTGTCTGTAACCAAAAATGTGtag
- the caap1 gene encoding caspase activity and apoptosis inhibitor 1 isoform X2, with protein MLKKKSSSTEKKRKHSQSEERHENNKRRSAESNLEDSKDELADAELDRIGSDIEEGGLNLTLPFQPITAYVTDKREMLEQCLHVLGEKKLRKMLPDELKDCSLEEIRKMCWEQLEPVSEKNLLQILAGEELTSGNGDENTEETLESQQDNNVDSTSCLKETAKTEDPKQEGGGSGEESDVLSINADTYDSDIEGPKEEQTVKAVDGAVKVVDSSRESAGPVVNPDPANPEPSPGPQQTEAKKDIQSDIDKSVSEILALSSSSSKEEAKEQSVPPQSTDVSLPAEGAPVSSRSAAAGQPSIQQLELLELEMRARAIKALMKASDGKKLSVTKNV; from the exons ATGCTCAAAAAGAAATCGAGTAGCACTGAAAAGAAACGAAAACACTCGCAGTCTGAAGAAAGACACGAAAACAATAAACGCAGAAGTGCGGAATCCAACTTGGAG GACTCCAAAGATGAACTCGCTGATGCAGAGCTGGACAGGATTGGCAGTGACATTGAGGAGGGCGGACTAAACCTCACCCTGCCGTTCCAGCCCATCACTGCTTATGTCACTGACAAGCGGGAGATGCTGGAGCAGTGTCTCCATGTGCTGGGCGAGAAGAAGCTACGGAAAATGCTGCCTGATGAACTCAAG GACTGTAGTTTGGAGGAAATCAGAAAGATGTGCTGGGAGCAACTGGAGCCAGTCTCAGAGAAAAATCTCTTACAGATCTTAGCAG GGGAGGAACTAACATCTGGAAATGGTGatgaaaacacagaagagacCCTGGAAAGCCA GCAAGACAATAACGTAGACTCTACATCTTGCCTCAAAGAAACTGCAAAAACTGAGGACCCTAAGCAAG agGGTGGTGGTTCAGGTGAGGAGAGTGATGTCCTAAGCATAAACGCAGACACTTACGATAGTGACATAGAGGGACCCAAAGAGGAGCAGACTGTTAAAGCTGTGGACGGGGCAGTGAAAGTAGTGGACAGCAGCAGGGAGAGCGCTGGCCCAGTTGTAAACCCTGACCCCGCAAACCCTGAACCTTCCCCAGGCCCTCAACAAACCGAAGCAAAGAAAGACATCCAAAGCGACATCGACAAAAGTGTCAGTGAGATATTAGCACTTTCATCCTCTTCAAGCAAAGAGGAAGCTAAAGAACAGAGTGTACCTCCACAGTCCACAGATGTTAGTTTACCTGCTGAAGGCGCACCTGTTTCAAGTCGTTCTGCTGCAGCAGGTCAGCCGTCAATTCAGCAACTGGAGCTTCTGGAGTTGGAAATGAGGGCGAGGGCCATCAAGGCCCTGATGAAAGCAAGTGATGGTAAAAAATTGTCTGTAACCAAAAATGTGtag